From a region of the Oryzias melastigma strain HK-1 linkage group LG4, ASM292280v2, whole genome shotgun sequence genome:
- the plpp2b gene encoding phospholipid phosphatase 2b, with product MDTRRRKNLYVLMDLLCVAVVALPSIILNILKKPHMREIFCNDESIKYPVKPDTITRGILAGVTITCSVLIISSGEAYLVYIKRVSSNSGFNQYVAALYKVVGTFLFGAVASQSLTDIAKYTIGRPRPHFLAACAPKQCLGSMQVVNCTGDLRKVTEARLSFYSGHSSFGMYCMLFLALYVQARLVAKWARLVRPTIQFFLVVFAVYVGYTRVSDYQHHWSDVLVGLLQGALVAVLNVVFVSDFFKKRPECGAKPDVELADHEHSNHYNCCSSPGPL from the exons TGGCGCTGCCCTCCATCATCCTGAACATCTTAAAGAAGCCGCACATGAGGGAGATTTTCTGCAACGACGAGAGCATCAAGTACCCCGTCAAGCCCGACACCATCACCCGCGGCATCCTGGCGGGCGTCACCATCACCTGTTCTGTCCTCATA ATCTCATCCGGCGAGGCGTATCTGGTCTACATCAAACGGGTTTCCTCGAACTCGGGCTTCAACCAGTATGTGGCCGCTCTCTACAAGGTGGTGGGCACCTTTCTGTTCGGCGCGGTCGCCAGCCAGTCGCTGACGGACATCGCCAAGTACACGATCGGCCGTCCGCGGCCCCACTTCCTGGCCGCGTGCGCCCCAAAGCAGTGCTTGGGGAGCATGCAGGTGGTCAACTGCACCGGCGACCTGCGGAAGGTCACGGAGGCCAG ACTGTCCTTCTATTCCGGTCACTCCTCTTTTGGAATGTACTGCATGCTCTTCCTGGCG CTCTACGTGCAGGCCCGACTCGTGGCCAAGTGGGCCAGACTGGTCCGGCCCACCATCCAGTTCTTCCTGGTGGTCTTCGCGGTTTATGTGGGTTACACCCGAGTTTCGGATTACCAGCATCACTGGAGCGACGTGCTGGTGGGGCTGCTGCAGGGAGCTCTTGTTGCCGTGCTCAAC GTCGTCTTTGTGTCCGACTTCTTCAAGAAGCGTCCGGAGTGCGGCGCAAAGCCGGACGTGGAGCTGGCGGACCACGAGCACAGTAATCACTACAACTGTTGCAGCAGTCCGGGACCTTTGTGA